One Methanocaldococcus villosus KIN24-T80 genomic window carries:
- a CDS encoding methanogenesis marker 5 protein — MKKVFIFPPNSLILTDLVERFGHKPLTLNIVIGKLVRNAEIDSPPINITPEEPKKGLKYAAIEVPSGVRGRLALIGPLIEEAEAAIIMEDAPIAFGCIGCQRTNELTLYLIRRKNIPILKVKYPTNEEEAEILVNKIVNFLKSLEGDGNGMSEGEKSGEM; from the coding sequence ATGAAAAAAGTGTTTATTTTTCCACCAAATAGTTTAATATTAACAGACCTTGTTGAAAGGTTTGGCCATAAACCATTAACATTAAATATAGTTATTGGAAAACTTGTTAGAAATGCTGAAATAGACAGTCCTCCAATAAATATAACACCTGAAGAACCTAAAAAAGGTTTAAAATATGCTGCTATAGAAGTTCCTTCTGGAGTTAGAGGAAGACTGGCTTTAATTGGACCATTAATAGAAGAAGCTGAAGCAGCTATAATTATGGAAGATGCTCCAATAGCATTTGGATGTATTGGATGTCAAAGAACAAATGAATTGACTCTCTATTTAATTAGAAGAAAAAATATTCCAATTTTAAAGGTTAAATATCCAACAAATGAAGAAGAAGCCGAAATTTTAGTTAATAAAATTGTTAATTTCTTAAAAAGTTTAGAAGGTGATGGTAATGGAATGTCAGAAGGAGAAAAATCTGGAGAGATGTAA